A genomic window from Candidatus Andeanibacterium colombiense includes:
- a CDS encoding MFS transporter, translated as MEGPTLDNLGDNPVPSTDRAAGWRELGSAHLLPKLLIILLGVWMNAADALVTATIQPSVAADLGGYAAFSWAVAGFLIGSVVAGASSGRVAEIFGLGRAAAFAGVVFAVGCLMSAWAPEIWTFLGGRLVQGIGSGWFSGFGMVAIAQLFPERQIARVFAIIAATWGVATLLGPMVGGLFAEAGNWRAVFWIFLAQAALYAVLAPILFRKAHMESEHNSVPLPQLLAVAVGISMIALADLAEAQVGSLALIFGGFAVMTLVFAIDAKAKVRLLPHRAGDPRTVVGAGYLSIFAAAGASMPFTIYAPPIFQQLKAYSPLQAGYVVASLALTWTVVAMSISHVVSGKEGPWIRRGTALIALAAVAQALTVPTLALAWVIPSGALMGAGFGMSTSLTNRVLLRSLLKEDQAIGSAALMTTRQIGGAVGAALAGVIANMIGFAHGITDVTARGAAGNVFYAAIPMAVLGALGALAMTRKR; from the coding sequence ATGGAAGGCCCGACGCTCGATAATCTCGGCGACAATCCCGTTCCATCGACGGACCGAGCGGCCGGCTGGCGCGAGCTGGGCTCGGCACATCTGCTGCCCAAGCTGCTGATCATCCTGCTCGGCGTGTGGATGAACGCGGCCGACGCGCTCGTCACCGCGACCATCCAGCCGAGCGTCGCGGCCGACCTCGGCGGCTATGCGGCGTTCAGCTGGGCGGTGGCGGGCTTCCTGATCGGCTCGGTGGTCGCGGGCGCGAGCTCGGGCCGGGTGGCGGAAATCTTCGGGCTCGGGCGGGCCGCGGCCTTTGCCGGGGTGGTCTTCGCGGTCGGCTGCCTGATGAGCGCTTGGGCGCCCGAGATCTGGACCTTCCTCGGCGGGCGGCTGGTACAGGGGATCGGCAGCGGCTGGTTCAGCGGCTTCGGCATGGTCGCGATCGCGCAGCTCTTCCCCGAACGCCAGATCGCCCGGGTGTTCGCGATCATCGCCGCGACCTGGGGCGTTGCGACCCTGCTCGGCCCGATGGTCGGCGGGCTGTTCGCCGAAGCGGGCAACTGGCGCGCGGTGTTCTGGATCTTCCTTGCGCAGGCGGCGCTCTACGCGGTCCTCGCGCCGATCCTGTTCCGCAAGGCGCATATGGAGAGCGAGCACAATTCGGTTCCGCTGCCGCAATTGCTGGCGGTCGCGGTGGGCATCTCGATGATCGCGCTGGCCGATCTCGCCGAAGCTCAAGTCGGCTCGCTCGCATTGATCTTCGGCGGCTTCGCGGTGATGACCTTGGTCTTCGCGATCGACGCGAAGGCGAAGGTCCGCCTGCTGCCGCACCGCGCGGGCGATCCGCGCACGGTGGTCGGCGCGGGCTATCTGTCGATCTTCGCGGCGGCCGGTGCCTCGATGCCGTTCACGATCTATGCCCCGCCGATCTTCCAGCAGCTCAAGGCCTATTCGCCGTTGCAGGCAGGCTATGTGGTCGCGTCGCTGGCGTTGACCTGGACGGTGGTCGCGATGAGCATTTCGCATGTCGTCTCGGGCAAGGAAGGACCGTGGATCCGCCGGGGCACCGCGCTGATCGCGCTGGCCGCGGTCGCGCAGGCGCTGACGGTGCCGACGCTGGCGCTCGCCTGGGTGATCCCTTCGGGCGCGCTGATGGGCGCGGGCTTCGGCATGTCGACCAGCCTGACCAACCGCGTGCTGCTGCGCTCGCTGCTGAAGGAAGACCAGGCGATCGGCAGCGCGGCGCTGATGACCACCCGCCAGATCGGCGGCGCGGTAGGTGCGGCGCTGGCCGGCGTGATCGCCAACATGATCGGCTTCGCCCACGGCATCACCGACGTGACCGCGCGCGGCGCTGCGGGCAATGTGTTCTACGCGGCGATCCCGATGGCAGTGCTGGGGGCTTTGGGCGCCTTGGCAATGACGCGGAAGCGATAA
- the hemH gene encoding ferrochelatase produces MTGAAFSGIGVLLVNLGTPDAPTSAAVKRYLREFLSDPRVVEIPAIVWQPILRSIVLNTRPKKSAHAYSQVWTDKGSPLAAFTALQAEMLQARLGNAALVRWGMRYGNPALGTELQALQAAGCERILIAPMYPQYSAATNASVSDKLSEALGAMRAQPALRNLPPYYNDPLYIDALAKDLGRQLDALPFAPEVLLLSFHGLPERCVELGDPYQKQCLETARLLKEAMAPRKLRIDVTFQSRFGKAKWLEPATDTVLEAEAKAGIKRLAVAAPGFSVDCLETLEELGIRGKEQFLEAGGEDYATLACLNAGEPGMDMLEALVRRELGGWI; encoded by the coding sequence ATGACGGGTGCAGCATTTTCCGGGATCGGCGTCCTGCTGGTCAACCTCGGCACGCCCGATGCGCCGACCTCGGCGGCGGTGAAACGCTATTTGCGGGAGTTCCTGTCCGACCCGCGCGTGGTGGAGATTCCGGCAATCGTCTGGCAACCGATATTGCGCAGCATAGTGTTGAATACACGGCCGAAAAAATCCGCGCATGCCTATAGCCAGGTGTGGACCGATAAGGGCTCGCCGCTTGCCGCCTTCACCGCGCTTCAGGCGGAAATGCTGCAGGCCCGGCTTGGAAATGCTGCGCTGGTGCGCTGGGGCATGCGCTATGGCAATCCGGCGCTCGGCACGGAGCTTCAGGCGCTGCAGGCGGCGGGCTGCGAACGCATCCTGATCGCCCCGATGTATCCGCAATATTCGGCCGCGACCAATGCCAGCGTGTCGGACAAATTATCCGAGGCGCTCGGCGCGATGCGCGCCCAGCCGGCGCTGCGGAACCTGCCGCCCTATTACAACGATCCGCTCTACATCGATGCGCTGGCGAAGGACTTGGGGCGTCAGCTCGACGCGCTGCCCTTCGCGCCCGAAGTCCTGCTGCTGAGCTTTCACGGCCTGCCCGAACGCTGCGTCGAGCTGGGCGATCCGTACCAGAAGCAATGCCTCGAAACCGCGCGCCTGCTGAAGGAGGCGATGGCGCCCCGCAAGCTGCGGATCGACGTGACCTTCCAGTCGCGCTTCGGCAAGGCCAAGTGGCTCGAGCCGGCGACGGACACAGTGCTCGAAGCCGAAGCGAAAGCCGGCATCAAACGCCTCGCGGTCGCCGCGCCGGGCTTCTCGGTCGATTGCCTCGAAACGCTCGAGGAACTGGGGATCCGCGGCAAGGAACAGTTCCTCGAAGCCGGGGGCGAGGACTATGCAACGCTCGCCTGCCTCAATGCGGGCGAGCCCGGAATGGATATGCTCGAAGCGCTGGTAAGGCGCGAGCTGGGGGGATGGATCTAG
- a CDS encoding DUF1674 domain-containing protein, whose amino-acid sequence MTDRATKRPEGFAKPEHWTDKPVPKPAPVKDDETLSPTRYGDWEKNGIAVDF is encoded by the coding sequence ATGACCGACCGCGCGACCAAACGCCCCGAGGGCTTTGCCAAGCCCGAACACTGGACCGACAAGCCCGTGCCCAAGCCCGCGCCGGTCAAGGACGACGAGACGCTCAGCCCCACCCGCTATGGCGACTGGGAAAAGAACGGCATCGCGGTGGATTTCTGA